The Silurus meridionalis isolate SWU-2019-XX chromosome 16, ASM1480568v1, whole genome shotgun sequence genome has a segment encoding these proteins:
- the zgc:101663 gene encoding alpha-1,3-mannosyl-glycoprotein 4-beta-N-acetylglucosaminyltransferase C isoform X1, with protein MTCVCVCVCVCSHPKSTCEPECSEQVQIDPNLDFKMRCHLKTLIQTLVGLLILTCMYISMRRAKETEPELEPMNAAWLMGNYSSEKCSQENQEYIPCLRALVRVLAGEISPQQKYLTVGLSSVKRKKENYLLQTLHSIFNQSSEKELAEMVVVVLLADFDLHWVQQTLISIKNQFSARLVQGQLVVIHADQENYPPLTGLKRNFNDAPDRVSFRSKQNVDYAFLVDFSARLSKYYIMLEDDVSCSKGFLSSIRGHINSKGSLPWVTLEFSKLGYIGKLYHSKDLSRLAHFLFLFYQEMPCDFLLSHFRTLLMQDKVIRFQPSLFQHMGTYSSFKGTYNHLKDDDFNVNPADNPPASVYTDIKAFKNHDPDQAYSQGSNYFWGVTPINKGNFFLMAFEKPAMISRIVIQTGQDGKDTLQSAEVELGESVLKTSNGVECTEIHNLGILNKGYFELENIHQTLNRSVLCLKIRVTASQLDWVIIRKIQIWLKK; from the exons atgacttgtgtgtgtgtgtgtgtgtgtgtgtgctctcatCCCAAATCCACCTGTGAGCCTGAATGCAGTGAGCAGGTTCAGATTGATCCAAACTTGG ACTTCAAGATGAGATGTCACCTGAAAACGCTTATACAGACACTTGTTGGTCTTCTCATCCTTACCTGCATGTATATCTCAATGAGGAGAGCAAAAGAGACGGAACCAGAACTAGAACccatg AATGCTGCCTGGCTAATGGGGAACTACAGCAGTGAAAAATGCTCTCAGGAAAATCAGGAATATATCCCTTGTCTCAGAGCTCTTGTTCGAGTCTTAGCTGGAGAGATTTCGCCTCAGCAAA AATATCTCACTGTGGGCCTCTCTTCtgtgaagagaaagaaagagaactaTCTTCTACAAACCCTTCACTCCATCTTTAATCAGTCTTCGGAGAAGGAGCTTGCTGAGATGGTGGTCGTGGTTCTTTTGGCTGATTTTGACCTGCACTGGGTTCAACAAACTCTAATCAGCATTAAGAATCAGTTTTCAGCAAGATTGGTCCAGGGTCAGCTTGTTGTAATTCATGCCGATCAGGAAAACTACCCTCCTCTGACAGGCCTGAAAAGAAATTTTAACGACGCTCCGGATCGCGTGAGCTTTCGCTCAAAGCAGAACGTCGACTACGCCTTTCTGGTGGACTTCAGCGCCAGACTTTCCAAGTATTACATAATGCTGGAAGATGACGTGAGCTGCTCTAAAGGATTTTTGTCCTCCATTCGAGGTCACATTAACTCAAAAGGATCTTTACCATGGGTGACACTCGAGTTTTCCAAGCTGGGATATATTGGAAAACTGTATCACTCGAAAGATCTATCTCGTCTGGCTCACTTCCTCTTTTTGTTTTACCAGGAAATGCCTTGCGACTTCCTGCTGTCCCACTTTCGTACTTTGCTAATGCAGGACAAGGTCATCCGCTTTCAGCCGTCACTCTTCCAGCACATGGGAACGTATTCATCATTCAAGGGAACGTATAATCACCTCAAAGATGATGACTTCAACGTAAATCCTGCAGATAATCCGCCAGCCTCTGTTTATACTGACATCAAAGCTTTTAAAAACCACGATCCAGACCAAGCGTACAGTCAAGGATCAAATTATTTCTGGGGTGTGACCCCTATAAACAAAGGAAACTTCTTTCTCATGGCTTTTGAGAAACCAGCCATGATATCGCGTATTGTGATTCAGACAGGCCAGGATGGGAAGGACACGCTTCAGTCTGCTGAGGTGGAGCTCGGGGAAAGTGTCTTGAAAACATCAAATGGAGTTGAGTGCACAGAGATTCACAATTTAGGAATTTTAAACAAGGGATATTTTGAGCTTGAGAATATTCACCAGACACTGAACAGATCGGTGTTGTGTTTGAAAATCAGAGTGACAGCAAGTCAGTTGGATTGGGTGATCATAAGAAAGATCCAGATCTGGTTAAAGAAGTGA
- the zgc:101663 gene encoding alpha-1,3-mannosyl-glycoprotein 4-beta-N-acetylglucosaminyltransferase C isoform X2 — MRCHLKTLIQTLVGLLILTCMYISMRRAKETEPELEPMNAAWLMGNYSSEKCSQENQEYIPCLRALVRVLAGEISPQQKYLTVGLSSVKRKKENYLLQTLHSIFNQSSEKELAEMVVVVLLADFDLHWVQQTLISIKNQFSARLVQGQLVVIHADQENYPPLTGLKRNFNDAPDRVSFRSKQNVDYAFLVDFSARLSKYYIMLEDDVSCSKGFLSSIRGHINSKGSLPWVTLEFSKLGYIGKLYHSKDLSRLAHFLFLFYQEMPCDFLLSHFRTLLMQDKVIRFQPSLFQHMGTYSSFKGTYNHLKDDDFNVNPADNPPASVYTDIKAFKNHDPDQAYSQGSNYFWGVTPINKGNFFLMAFEKPAMISRIVIQTGQDGKDTLQSAEVELGESVLKTSNGVECTEIHNLGILNKGYFELENIHQTLNRSVLCLKIRVTASQLDWVIIRKIQIWLKK; from the exons ATGAGATGTCACCTGAAAACGCTTATACAGACACTTGTTGGTCTTCTCATCCTTACCTGCATGTATATCTCAATGAGGAGAGCAAAAGAGACGGAACCAGAACTAGAACccatg AATGCTGCCTGGCTAATGGGGAACTACAGCAGTGAAAAATGCTCTCAGGAAAATCAGGAATATATCCCTTGTCTCAGAGCTCTTGTTCGAGTCTTAGCTGGAGAGATTTCGCCTCAGCAAA AATATCTCACTGTGGGCCTCTCTTCtgtgaagagaaagaaagagaactaTCTTCTACAAACCCTTCACTCCATCTTTAATCAGTCTTCGGAGAAGGAGCTTGCTGAGATGGTGGTCGTGGTTCTTTTGGCTGATTTTGACCTGCACTGGGTTCAACAAACTCTAATCAGCATTAAGAATCAGTTTTCAGCAAGATTGGTCCAGGGTCAGCTTGTTGTAATTCATGCCGATCAGGAAAACTACCCTCCTCTGACAGGCCTGAAAAGAAATTTTAACGACGCTCCGGATCGCGTGAGCTTTCGCTCAAAGCAGAACGTCGACTACGCCTTTCTGGTGGACTTCAGCGCCAGACTTTCCAAGTATTACATAATGCTGGAAGATGACGTGAGCTGCTCTAAAGGATTTTTGTCCTCCATTCGAGGTCACATTAACTCAAAAGGATCTTTACCATGGGTGACACTCGAGTTTTCCAAGCTGGGATATATTGGAAAACTGTATCACTCGAAAGATCTATCTCGTCTGGCTCACTTCCTCTTTTTGTTTTACCAGGAAATGCCTTGCGACTTCCTGCTGTCCCACTTTCGTACTTTGCTAATGCAGGACAAGGTCATCCGCTTTCAGCCGTCACTCTTCCAGCACATGGGAACGTATTCATCATTCAAGGGAACGTATAATCACCTCAAAGATGATGACTTCAACGTAAATCCTGCAGATAATCCGCCAGCCTCTGTTTATACTGACATCAAAGCTTTTAAAAACCACGATCCAGACCAAGCGTACAGTCAAGGATCAAATTATTTCTGGGGTGTGACCCCTATAAACAAAGGAAACTTCTTTCTCATGGCTTTTGAGAAACCAGCCATGATATCGCGTATTGTGATTCAGACAGGCCAGGATGGGAAGGACACGCTTCAGTCTGCTGAGGTGGAGCTCGGGGAAAGTGTCTTGAAAACATCAAATGGAGTTGAGTGCACAGAGATTCACAATTTAGGAATTTTAAACAAGGGATATTTTGAGCTTGAGAATATTCACCAGACACTGAACAGATCGGTGTTGTGTTTGAAAATCAGAGTGACAGCAAGTCAGTTGGATTGGGTGATCATAAGAAAGATCCAGATCTGGTTAAAGAAGTGA
- the ap4b1 gene encoding AP-4 complex subunit beta-1 produces the protein MPYFGCEETVKDLKRALSNPNVQADRLRYRNYITQVIRCMTEGTDVSSVFMEMVKASATVDVVQKKLVFLYMVTFAGVKPDMALLAINTLRKDCDNPNPMIRGLALRNMCNLRMPGIIEYIHQPVMNALRDKSSYVRRVAVLGCAKIHNLQTNAEIDGAMVNELYSLLRDPDPVVMVNCLRALEEILRHEGGVVINKPIAHHLINRLKDLDSWSQSEVLTFLLRYRPRNDDELFDILSLIDTFLLSTQPPVMAATLRLFLQLAAAHPTVQADSLMRARAPLLATCGAAAREMRFTALCHVQQVLRSQPTAYGGHYKRFFCDFSEPPYVKLRKMEILVELVNDENVTMILEELKSYCTDVSTELAQAAIKAIGRIGRTYTEKCLEILTGLLALKQEHITSAVIQTYRDLTWFCPQSTATVCHAVEVCDELPQDNEGKQALLWLLGVHGEQISNAPYVLEGFIDGIKMEISSAVKMELLTASLKLFLSRPAETQDMLGRLVHYCIEEDSDMCVRDRAMLYYRLLQCGVNETRKVLLGPKSDPSMTLITGRTEEPINRWASSFNTLDPLLGAESRAQDVPAQISDGDGEIRINDPDQTFQNGSLREGDADASPDTSEEPKLSLSPLITHDAFEKLWMELQVLHRQSLGVPRPSVSPETLNSAFQLVKIQILAYSRSDAYPWKLYMYSWSGGSVILAELLHDGPDEPTCQGDLMLSIKQHPEEREAVEGFVSVVLDVLRTLNSADLL, from the exons ATGCCGTATTTCGGGTGTGAGGAGACGGTGAAGGACCTGAAGCGGGCACTGTCCAATCCAAATGTCCAAGCAGACCGGCTCCGCTACAGAAATTACATCACGCAGGTCATCAG GTGTATGACTGAGGGCACGGATGTGTCGAGCGTGTTCATGGAGATGGTGAAAGCGAGCGCGACGGTGGACGTGGTGCAGAAGAAGCTGGTGTTTCTCTACATGGTGACGTTCGCCGGCGTGAAGCCCGACATGGCCCTGCTCGCCATTAACACGCTGAGGAAGGACTGTGACAATCCCAACCCCATGATCCGTGGCCTGGCTCTCCGCAACATGTGCAACCTCAG GATGCCTGGAATAATCGAGTACATCCACCAGCCTGTAATGAACGCTCTGCGGGATAAATCGTCCTACGTGAGGAGAGTGGCCGTGTTAGGATGCGCCAAAATACACAACCTCCAGACCAACGCTGAGATCG ATGGTGCCATGGTGAACGAGCTGTACTCTCTGCTGAGAGACCCTGACCCTGTAGTGATGGTAAACTGCCTGCGTGCTCTGGAGGAGATTTTACGCCACGAGGGAGGCGTCGTCATTAACAAACCCATCGCACATCACCTCATCAACAG GCTGAAGGATTTGGACAGCTGGTCTCAGAGTGAAGTCCTAACGTTCCTGCTGCGTTATCGTCCCCGTAACGATGACGAGCTTTTCGACATCCTCAGCCTGATCGACACCTTCTTGCTCAGCACCCAGCCGCCCGTCATGGCTGCCACACTCCGCCTTTTCCTGCAATTAGCCGCCGCCCACCCTACAGTGCAAGCTGATTCCCTCATGCGCGCTCGGGCCCCCCTGCTGGCCACCTGCGGGGCTGCAGCACGGGAAATGCGCTTCACGGCGCTCTGCCACGTTCAGCAGGTTCTTCGCAGTCAACCGACCGCATACGGCGGCCATTACAAACGATTCTTTTGCGATTTCTCAGAGCCGCCATACGTCAAACTCCGCAAAATGGAAATCCTGGTGGAGCTGGTGAACGACGAGAACGTTACGATGATCCTAGAGGAACTGAAGAGTTACTGCACTGACGTCTCTACTGAACTGGCCCAGGCAGCTATTAAAGCGATAG GTCGTATCGGACGAACGTATACCGAGAAGTGTTTGGAAATTCTGACAGGATTGTTGGCACTAAAGCAAGAACATATCACTTCTG CTGTGATTCAGACATACAGAGACCTGACGTGGTTTTGCCCTCAAAGCACAGCGACCGTGTGTCACGCTGTCGAAGTGTGTGACGAGCTTCCTCAGGATAACGAG GGAAAACAGGCTCTCCTATGGCTACTCGGAGTGCACGGAGAGCAGATCAGTAATGCCCCCTATGTGCTGGAGGGCTTCATAGACGGGATAAAAATGGAGATCTCCTCTGCAGTGAAGATGGAACTGCTCACAGCATCGCTGAAGTTATTTCTGTCTCGGCCAGCAGAGACTCAGGACATGTTGGGCCGTCTCGTACACTACTGCATCG AGGAGGACAGTGATATGTGTGTGCGGGATCGAGCTATGCTCTACTACAGACTCCTGCAGTGTGGAGTGAACGAAACCCGCAAGGTTCTCCTGGGTCCTAAATCCGACCCGTCTATGACCCTAATTACCGGACGAACCGAGGAACCTATCAATCGCTGGGCTTCCAGCTTTAACACACTGGATCCTCTTTTAGGAGCCGAGAGCCGTGCGCAGGACGTTCCTGCTCAGATCTCGGACGGAGATGGCGAAATCAGAATAAATGATCCGGATCAGACCTTTCAAAATGGAAGCCTGAGGGAAG GAGACGCCGACGCCTCACCCGATACTTCAGAAGAACCAAAACTCTCTCTGAGTCCTCTGATAACCCATGACGCGTTTGAAAAGCTGTGGATGGAGTTGCAGGTGTTGCATCGGCAGTCTCTGGGCGTCCCGCGTCCTTCCGTCTCACCCGAAACACTAAACTCCGCCTTCCAACTGGTGAAGATCCAGATCTTGGCTTATAGTCGGAGCGACGCTTATCCCTGGAAGCTCTATATGTACAGCTGGAGCGGCGGGAGCGTGATCCTTGCCGAGCTCCTGCACGACGGACCTGACGAGCCAACCTGCCAAGGCGACCTCATGCTGTCCATCAAGCAACACCCCGAGGAGCGAGAAGCCGTTGAAGgctttgtgtctgtggtgttaGACGTCCTGCGCACTCTCAACTCAGCTGACTTATTATGA